A genomic stretch from Erwinia sp. E_sp_B01_1 includes:
- the dnaN gene encoding DNA polymerase III subunit beta, whose product MKFIVEREHLLKPLQQVSSPLGGRPTLPILGNLLLQVNEGTLLLTGTDLEMEMVARVALTQDHEPGATTVPARKFFDICRGLPEGAEITVMLDGERMLVRSGRSRFSLSTLPASDFPNLDDWQSEVEFTLPQATMKRLIEATQFSMAHQDVRYYLNGMLFETEGEELRTVATDGHRLAVCSMPVGQSLPSHSVIVPRKGVIELVRLLDGGDTPLQVQIGSNNIRAHVGDFIFTSKLVDGRFPDYRRVLPKNPDKTLDAGCDILKQAFARAAILSNEKFRGVRLYISENQLKITANNPEQEEAEEMLDVTYGGTDLEIGFNVSYVLDVLNALKCENVRLLLTDSVSSVQIEDAASQSAAYVVMPMRL is encoded by the coding sequence ATGAAATTTATTGTAGAACGCGAGCATTTACTCAAGCCCTTACAACAGGTCAGCAGCCCTCTGGGTGGACGTCCAACCTTACCTATCCTTGGCAATCTGCTGCTGCAGGTCAACGAAGGTACGCTGCTGCTTACCGGTACCGATTTAGAGATGGAAATGGTGGCCCGTGTCGCGCTGACACAGGATCACGAACCGGGTGCCACTACGGTCCCGGCACGCAAATTTTTTGATATCTGCCGTGGCCTGCCTGAAGGTGCGGAGATTACCGTGATGCTGGATGGCGAAAGAATGCTGGTGCGCTCTGGCCGCAGCCGTTTCTCGCTCTCCACGCTGCCGGCCAGCGACTTCCCTAACCTGGATGACTGGCAAAGCGAGGTGGAATTCACCCTGCCACAGGCAACCATGAAGCGCCTGATTGAAGCCACGCAGTTTTCGATGGCGCACCAGGACGTCCGTTACTACCTGAACGGGATGCTGTTTGAGACCGAAGGCGAAGAGCTGCGTACGGTAGCCACTGATGGTCACCGTCTGGCGGTGTGTTCAATGCCGGTGGGGCAGTCACTGCCCAGTCATTCGGTGATCGTGCCGCGTAAAGGCGTGATTGAGCTGGTACGTCTGCTTGACGGTGGCGACACGCCATTGCAGGTGCAGATCGGTAGCAACAATATCCGTGCTCACGTAGGTGATTTCATCTTCACCTCCAAGCTGGTTGATGGCCGCTTCCCGGATTACCGTCGCGTATTGCCGAAGAATCCGGATAAAACGCTGGACGCGGGCTGCGATATTCTCAAGCAGGCCTTTGCCCGTGCAGCCATCCTCTCTAACGAGAAGTTCCGTGGCGTTCGCCTCTATATCAGCGAAAATCAGCTGAAAATTACCGCCAACAACCCGGAGCAGGAAGAAGCGGAAGAGATGCTGGACGTGACCTACGGCGGCACCGATCTGGAAATCGGCTTCAACGTCAGCTACGTGCTGGACGTCCTGAACGCGCTGAAATGTGAAAACGTCCGCCTGCTGTTAACCGACTCCGTTTCCAGCGTACAGATTGAAGACGCGGCCAGTCAGAGTGCGGCCTACGTCGTCATGCCAATGCGGTTATAA
- the recF gene encoding DNA replication/repair protein RecF yields the protein MALTRLLIKDFRNIENADLALAPGFNFLVGANGSGKTSVLEAIYTLGHGRAFRSLQAGRVIRHDQEAFVLHGRIQETEREISVGLSKNRAGDSKVRIDGSDGHKVAELAQMLPMQLITPEGFTLLNGGPKYRRAYIDWGCFHNEPGFFTAWSNLRRLMKQRNAALRQVSRYQQIRAWDQELAPLAHQISEWRAAYSDAIAEDINATCAQFLPEFELNFSFQRGWDKETDYSELLERQFERDRALTYTASGPHKADFRIRADGTPVEDLLSRGQLKLLMCALRLAQGEFLTRQNGRRCLYLIDDFASELDETRRQLLASRLKATHAQVFVSAIGAEHVFDMADEKGKMFHVEQGKIAVQPED from the coding sequence ATGGCTTTAACCCGCCTTCTCATTAAAGACTTTCGTAACATCGAAAATGCGGATCTGGCGCTGGCGCCCGGCTTTAACTTTCTGGTTGGAGCTAACGGCAGCGGCAAAACCAGCGTGCTCGAAGCCATTTATACCCTGGGTCATGGCCGTGCTTTTCGCAGCCTGCAGGCGGGGCGGGTTATCCGCCACGATCAGGAGGCTTTTGTGCTGCATGGTCGTATCCAGGAGACTGAACGTGAAATTTCAGTCGGCCTCAGTAAAAACCGCGCCGGCGACAGCAAAGTCCGTATTGATGGTAGTGACGGACATAAAGTCGCGGAGCTGGCACAAATGCTGCCGATGCAGTTGATAACGCCTGAAGGTTTTACTCTGCTTAATGGTGGACCTAAATACCGCCGTGCTTATATCGACTGGGGCTGCTTCCACAACGAACCTGGCTTTTTCACTGCCTGGAGTAACCTCCGGCGGTTGATGAAGCAGCGTAACGCCGCGCTACGTCAGGTTTCACGCTATCAGCAGATCCGCGCCTGGGATCAGGAGCTGGCTCCACTCGCTCACCAGATCAGCGAGTGGCGCGCGGCCTACAGCGATGCAATAGCAGAAGATATTAATGCCACCTGCGCGCAGTTTTTACCGGAATTTGAGCTGAACTTCTCTTTCCAGCGCGGCTGGGACAAAGAGACGGATTACAGTGAACTGCTCGAACGCCAGTTTGAACGCGATCGGGCACTGACCTACACCGCCAGCGGCCCGCATAAGGCGGATTTTCGAATCCGTGCCGACGGGACGCCGGTGGAAGATTTACTGTCACGCGGCCAGTTAAAGCTGCTGATGTGCGCCCTGAGACTGGCGCAGGGTGAGTTTCTCACCCGACAGAATGGGCGACGCTGCCTGTATCTGATAGATGATTTTGCCTCTGAGCTGGATGAAACGCGTCGGCAGTTGCTGGCTTCGCGATTGAAAGCCACTCATGCCCAGGTTTTTGTCAGCGCAATTGGTGCCGAGCATGTGTTCGACATGGCTGACGAAAAGGGCAAGATGTTCCACGTGGAACAGGGTAAAATAGCGGTTCAACCTGAAGATTAA